In one Paraburkholderia azotifigens genomic region, the following are encoded:
- a CDS encoding winged helix-turn-helix transcriptional regulator, with product MSLPAPAHSAAAANAAEHTGNVFDEACSSRLALELIASKWTLLILPALQDGPMRNNALLRRTGGISQKVLSQTLRELERNGLVIREVRGTKPLHVEYRLSALGVSLSDALVTLDRWAETHGGALDAARERYDASAQSRR from the coding sequence ATGTCATTGCCCGCGCCCGCTCATTCCGCCGCTGCCGCGAACGCAGCGGAACACACTGGCAACGTATTCGACGAGGCCTGTTCGTCGCGGCTCGCGCTCGAACTGATCGCGAGCAAATGGACGCTGCTGATCCTGCCCGCGCTGCAGGACGGGCCGATGCGCAACAACGCGCTGCTGCGCAGAACAGGCGGCATTTCGCAGAAGGTGCTGTCGCAGACGTTGCGCGAACTCGAGCGCAACGGGCTCGTGATTCGCGAGGTGCGCGGGACGAAGCCGTTGCATGTCGAGTATCGCTTGAGCGCGCTGGGTGTGTCGCTGAGCGACGCGCTCGTCACGCTCGACCGCTGGGCCGAAACGCATGGCGGCGCGCTCGACGCCGCGCGCGAGCGCTACGACGCGTCGGCGCAGTCGCGTCGGTAG
- the pdeR gene encoding cyclic di-GMP phosphodiesterase: MNDDQHDQVLFARFGTTSPCWRLSSDSNALELTPETEDDAATVAIALSGAQAAQIRRLTGVTSHLTMDVRLSGEALRLHLVGKKLNSSTWAGTASAYEDTESVARDLVHGLSFAEQVVSEVNSVVVIVDRAGRIQRFNRLAEELTGMKEEDVIGRNVWALFMSSEAGAASSQNISGFFQEGVAYEVERRVRTVHGERLFLFRNKFVMSGSGVDEQFLICSGTDITKERSAQDRLSELANTDSLTGLPNRNAIHEKTRAAIAGAAPGDAVGILFLDLDNFKKVNDHYGHVFGDRLIQDVSSAVRECLADADTLARLGGDEFIVLSPVASVASMEAMAQRILERLRTPFSLGLVEVYTGCSIGIAMFPEHGDSLEALIRAADTAMYVAKDDGKRTYRVFSPEMNRKVAEYMWLDTNLRRGLEEGQLTLHYQPKLLLATGTVYGVEALVRWNSPERGQIMPAAFIRYAEESGLIGPLGRWVMQTAAKQAAQWKARGLSLRVAINVSARQLVDTAVVSHFTEALERAQLDPCLLDIELTESCLIEDEAAAIDLITQFRDLGAQVHLDDFGTGYSSLSQLGRIPLDVIKLDRSFVSSINADRKSQALVRSMVAVAQALQLQVVAEGIETEAEELFMKGLGVEYVQGYLYGKPMPAADFERWLHDRQKIRLIA; this comes from the coding sequence ATGAACGACGATCAACACGATCAGGTGCTATTCGCCCGCTTCGGAACGACCAGTCCCTGCTGGCGTCTGTCGAGCGACAGCAACGCGCTCGAACTGACGCCCGAAACCGAAGACGACGCGGCCACGGTCGCGATTGCGCTGTCCGGCGCACAAGCCGCGCAGATCCGCCGCCTCACGGGCGTCACCTCGCATCTGACGATGGACGTGCGCCTGTCCGGCGAAGCACTACGTCTGCATCTCGTCGGCAAGAAGCTCAATAGCAGCACCTGGGCGGGCACGGCTTCCGCCTACGAAGACACGGAATCCGTCGCGCGCGATCTCGTGCATGGACTGTCGTTCGCCGAACAGGTCGTGTCGGAAGTGAACTCCGTCGTCGTGATCGTCGACCGCGCCGGCCGCATCCAGCGCTTCAACCGGCTCGCCGAAGAACTCACGGGCATGAAGGAAGAAGACGTGATCGGGCGCAATGTGTGGGCGCTGTTCATGTCGTCGGAAGCGGGTGCGGCGTCGAGCCAGAACATCTCGGGCTTCTTTCAGGAAGGCGTCGCATACGAAGTCGAGCGCCGCGTGCGCACCGTGCACGGCGAGCGCCTCTTTCTCTTTCGCAACAAGTTCGTGATGAGCGGCAGCGGCGTCGACGAGCAGTTCCTGATCTGCTCGGGCACGGACATCACGAAAGAGCGCAGCGCCCAGGACCGTCTGTCCGAACTCGCAAATACCGATTCCCTGACGGGCCTGCCCAACCGCAACGCGATTCACGAGAAGACGCGGGCAGCCATCGCGGGCGCCGCACCGGGCGATGCCGTCGGCATCCTGTTTCTCGATCTCGACAACTTCAAGAAGGTCAACGATCACTACGGCCACGTGTTCGGCGACCGGCTGATTCAGGATGTGTCGTCGGCCGTGCGCGAATGCCTCGCCGATGCCGACACGCTCGCGCGCCTCGGCGGCGACGAGTTCATCGTGCTGTCGCCCGTCGCCTCGGTTGCGTCGATGGAAGCGATGGCGCAGCGCATTCTGGAGCGGCTGCGCACGCCGTTCAGCCTCGGGCTGGTCGAGGTGTACACGGGCTGCTCGATCGGCATCGCGATGTTCCCCGAGCACGGCGACAGCCTCGAAGCGCTGATCCGCGCCGCCGACACGGCCATGTATGTCGCCAAGGACGACGGCAAGCGCACCTATCGCGTGTTCTCGCCGGAGATGAACCGCAAGGTGGCCGAGTACATGTGGCTCGACACGAACCTGCGGCGCGGGCTCGAAGAAGGTCAACTGACGCTGCACTATCAGCCGAAGCTGTTGCTCGCGACGGGCACCGTGTACGGCGTCGAGGCGCTGGTGCGCTGGAATTCGCCGGAACGCGGGCAGATCATGCCCGCCGCGTTCATCCGCTATGCGGAAGAGTCGGGGCTCATCGGGCCGCTTGGCCGCTGGGTCATGCAGACGGCGGCCAAACAGGCCGCGCAATGGAAGGCGCGCGGGTTGTCGCTGCGCGTCGCGATCAATGTGTCGGCGCGGCAACTGGTGGATACGGCCGTCGTCTCGCACTTCACCGAGGCGCTGGAGCGCGCGCAGCTGGACCCCTGCCTGCTCGATATCGAATTGACGGAAAGCTGCCTGATCGAAGACGAAGCGGCTGCCATCGACCTGATCACGCAATTCCGCGATCTCGGCGCGCAGGTTCATCTCGACGATTTCGGCACGGGCTATTCGTCGCTGTCGCAGCTGGGGCGCATTCCCCTCGACGTCATCAAGCTGGACCGCAGCTTCGTGAGTTCGATCAACGCGGACCGGAAATCTCAGGCGCTGGTGCGCTCGATGGTGGCCGTCGCGCAGGCGCTGCAACTGCAGGTGGTGGCGGAAGGGATCGAGACGGAGGCTGAGGAGCTGTTCATGAAAGGACTGGGCGTCGAATACGTGCAGGGCTACCTGTACGGCAAACCGATGCCCGCTGCCGATTTCGAGCGCTGGCTGCATGACAGGCAGAAGATCCGGTTGATCGCCTGA
- a CDS encoding M20 family metallopeptidase: MISDETQQDQSQAQKLNHDTLREFVDRKWNDEIVPALTDYIAVPAKSPAFDADWEKHGYIERVITEAAKWAEQQPVRGLKLEIVRLPGRTPVIFFESPATRSGSTETIVLYGHLDKQPEFDGWRNDLGPWTPKLEDGKLYGRGGADDGYAIYASVTALAALDAQGIERPRCVGLIETCEESGSYDLLPYVDALRERLGKVGLVVCLDSGAGNYDQLWLTTSLRGLVSGDLEVQVLDEGIHSGGYGGIAPSSFRIMRQMFERLEDAADGTLLPKGFHCPVPLDRLSEAEATAKILGDDVWKKLPWACGQDGGPVLPTTTDPKEALLNSTWRPSLSVTGAAGLPSLADAGNVLRPRTAFKLSLRLPPLVDAEHAVQQLKSLLEFDPPYNAKVTFKPDAGAATGWNAPELAPWLGTALNDASRQHFGADVAFIGQGGTIPLMNVLKAGFPASQFMVCGVLGPKSNAHGPNEFLHVPYGKKLTASVAEVIAAAP, translated from the coding sequence ATGATCTCCGACGAAACCCAACAGGATCAAAGCCAGGCTCAAAAGCTGAACCACGACACACTGCGCGAATTCGTCGATCGCAAATGGAACGATGAGATCGTGCCGGCGCTCACCGACTACATCGCCGTGCCCGCCAAGAGCCCGGCCTTCGATGCCGACTGGGAGAAGCACGGCTACATCGAGCGCGTCATCACGGAAGCCGCGAAGTGGGCCGAGCAGCAGCCCGTGCGCGGACTGAAGCTCGAGATCGTCCGCTTGCCGGGCCGCACGCCCGTGATCTTCTTCGAATCGCCCGCCACGCGTTCGGGCAGCACGGAAACGATCGTGCTGTACGGCCACCTCGACAAACAGCCCGAGTTCGACGGCTGGCGCAACGACCTCGGGCCGTGGACGCCGAAACTCGAAGACGGCAAGCTCTACGGCCGCGGCGGCGCGGACGACGGCTATGCGATCTACGCGAGCGTCACCGCGCTGGCTGCGCTCGACGCGCAAGGCATCGAACGGCCGCGCTGCGTCGGCCTGATCGAAACCTGCGAGGAGTCGGGCAGCTACGATCTGCTGCCGTATGTCGACGCACTGCGCGAGCGGCTCGGCAAGGTCGGCCTCGTCGTGTGCCTCGACTCGGGTGCGGGCAATTACGACCAGCTGTGGCTGACCACGTCGCTGCGCGGCCTCGTGTCGGGCGACCTCGAAGTGCAGGTGCTCGACGAAGGCATTCATTCAGGCGGCTACGGCGGCATTGCGCCGTCGAGCTTCCGCATCATGCGCCAGATGTTCGAGCGTCTCGAAGACGCCGCCGACGGCACGCTGCTGCCGAAGGGCTTTCATTGCCCGGTGCCGCTCGATCGCCTGAGCGAAGCGGAAGCGACCGCGAAGATTCTCGGCGACGACGTATGGAAAAAACTGCCGTGGGCCTGCGGGCAGGACGGCGGCCCCGTGCTGCCGACCACCACCGACCCGAAAGAAGCGCTGCTCAATTCGACGTGGCGTCCGTCGCTGTCGGTGACGGGCGCGGCGGGTCTGCCGTCGCTCGCCGATGCGGGCAACGTGCTGCGTCCGCGCACGGCGTTCAAGCTGTCGCTGCGTCTGCCGCCCCTCGTCGATGCGGAACATGCGGTGCAGCAGCTGAAGTCGCTGCTCGAATTCGATCCGCCGTACAACGCGAAGGTCACCTTCAAGCCGGACGCGGGCGCCGCGACGGGCTGGAACGCGCCGGAACTCGCGCCGTGGCTCGGCACCGCGCTGAACGACGCGTCGCGTCAGCACTTCGGCGCGGATGTCGCGTTCATCGGGCAGGGCGGCACGATCCCGCTGATGAACGTGCTGAAGGCGGGCTTCCCGGCTTCGCAGTTCATGGTGTGCGGCGTGCTCGGGCCGAAGTCCAATGCGCACGGACCGAACGAGTTCCTGCACGTGCCGTACGGCAAGAAGCTGACGGCGTCCGTCGCCGAAGTGATTGCCGCTGCGCCCTGA
- a CDS encoding epoxide hydrolase family protein: MHITPFQISIADFELDALKTRLKQTRWPDAFDSAPWALGVDLNYLRDLVDYWAGAYDWRATEARLNQTPQFVAQTGGLGVHFVHRRGIGPKPYPLVITHGWPGSFIEFEELVPQLCDPASFGADPADAFDVVVPSMPGYGFSERPAKPGMSVFAIADLWVELMRGLGYERFGAQGGDLGAAVSIALAANHAQHVDGIHLNFLPGSYAPGVAPDDPSVTQDERDFLASKAVFADGEGAYAHMHATKPNTAAVALNDSPAGLAAWIVEKFRAWSDCDGDIERVFSKDQLLTDLSLYWHTQTIGSSMRLYAETRARPLRFEPGQRVAPPLGFARFPKEISQPPRSWIERVFNVTQFADMPRGGHFAAMEQPALLAEEIRRFFRPLRK, encoded by the coding sequence ATGCACATCACGCCGTTCCAGATTTCGATCGCCGACTTCGAACTCGACGCGCTCAAGACGCGGCTCAAGCAAACGCGCTGGCCCGATGCGTTCGACAGCGCGCCGTGGGCGCTCGGCGTCGACCTGAACTATCTGCGCGACCTCGTCGATTATTGGGCGGGCGCCTACGACTGGCGCGCGACGGAAGCACGCCTCAATCAGACGCCGCAGTTCGTCGCGCAGACGGGCGGACTCGGCGTGCACTTCGTGCACCGGCGCGGCATCGGTCCGAAGCCCTACCCGCTCGTCATCACGCATGGCTGGCCCGGCTCGTTCATCGAGTTCGAGGAACTGGTGCCGCAGCTATGCGACCCCGCGTCGTTCGGCGCGGACCCCGCCGATGCGTTCGATGTCGTCGTGCCGTCGATGCCCGGCTACGGCTTTTCCGAGCGCCCCGCGAAGCCGGGCATGTCGGTGTTCGCGATCGCCGATCTGTGGGTCGAACTGATGCGCGGCCTCGGCTACGAACGCTTCGGCGCGCAAGGCGGCGATCTGGGCGCGGCCGTATCGATCGCGCTGGCCGCGAATCATGCGCAGCACGTCGACGGCATTCATCTCAACTTCCTGCCGGGTTCGTATGCACCGGGCGTCGCGCCCGACGATCCGTCCGTCACGCAGGACGAGCGCGATTTCCTCGCATCGAAAGCCGTGTTCGCGGATGGCGAAGGCGCGTACGCGCACATGCACGCGACGAAGCCGAACACGGCAGCCGTCGCGCTGAACGATTCGCCGGCCGGTCTCGCCGCGTGGATCGTCGAGAAGTTTCGCGCGTGGAGCGATTGCGACGGCGACATCGAGCGCGTGTTTTCGAAGGATCAGCTGCTCACCGATCTCTCGCTGTACTGGCATACGCAAACCATCGGTTCGTCGATGCGGCTCTATGCGGAAACGCGCGCTCGGCCGCTGCGTTTCGAGCCGGGCCAGCGCGTTGCGCCGCCGCTCGGCTTCGCACGCTTTCCGAAGGAAATCAGCCAGCCGCCGCGCTCGTGGATCGAGCGCGTGTTCAACGTCACGCAATTCGCCGACATGCCGCGCGGCGGGCATTTCGCCGCGATGGAACAGCCCGCGCTGCTCGCTGAAGAGATCCGGCGCTTCTTCCGGCCTCTGCGCAAGTGA
- a CDS encoding DMT family transporter, producing the protein MAWLILLAASVVEILMGLSLKYANGLTRLWPSVGGVAAALASVFLLTLAMKHLPAGTAYVVWTGIGSLGITLLGIVLFGDPVSAPRIACMVLIVAAAAALKCIDG; encoded by the coding sequence ATGGCGTGGTTAATCCTGCTGGCTGCAAGCGTCGTGGAAATCCTGATGGGCCTCTCGCTCAAGTACGCGAACGGCTTGACGCGCTTGTGGCCGAGCGTCGGCGGCGTGGCGGCTGCGCTCGCGAGCGTCTTCCTGCTCACGCTCGCGATGAAGCATCTGCCTGCGGGCACCGCCTATGTGGTGTGGACGGGCATCGGTTCGCTGGGCATCACGCTGCTCGGTATCGTGCTGTTCGGCGACCCCGTGTCGGCGCCGCGTATCGCGTGCATGGTGCTGATCGTCGCGGCGGCCGCCGCGCTCAAGTGTATCGACGGCTAG
- the treA gene encoding alpha,alpha-trehalase TreA, with the protein MRDGTVETDHSSALSFQSIQPVRRRRAARAVALSGFMLFAGASPFASADTQVGGTLPPPPDKLYGDLFVAVQTQQVYDDQKTFVDALPKTDPATILQAYDAQKNQPDFSLKNFVDQYFTPPSEPVITPPPNQSLRDHINWLWPELTRTTTSAPDYSSLIPMPKSYVVPGGRFREGYYWDTYFTMLGLQESGHEDLVDNMLDNFAYMIDTYGHIPNGNRTYYLSRSQPPFFSYMVELAAKVEGGRVYQKYLPQMRKEYAYWMQGASGTKPGEATRNVVVLPDRTVLNRYWDELDTPRDESYLEDVQTAQKATGRAPNEVYRDLRATAESGWDFSSRWFGDNANLTTVRTTSIIPVDLNSLMFHLETTIARGCSEARDFSCVVQFIGKAAKRAEGINRYLWNSKGYYGDYDWKLAKPRDNQTPAMLYPLFAGAAWPDRAHKTANVVAAILLKPGGLTTSTFETGQQWDAPNGWAPLHWIAIEGLRRYGRGDLAQQIGTRFLADVKNVYAKEQKLVEKYVVEGTGTGGGGGGEYPLQDGFGWTNGVTLKLLDLYAPGE; encoded by the coding sequence ATGCGTGACGGTACGGTCGAGACGGATCATTCAAGCGCTTTATCTTTTCAATCGATACAGCCTGTACGCAGGCGACGCGCGGCGCGCGCCGTTGCGTTGTCGGGCTTCATGCTGTTCGCGGGCGCCTCGCCCTTCGCAAGCGCCGATACGCAAGTGGGCGGCACACTGCCGCCGCCGCCCGACAAGTTGTATGGCGACCTGTTCGTTGCCGTGCAGACCCAGCAGGTCTACGACGACCAGAAGACCTTCGTCGATGCGCTGCCCAAGACCGATCCCGCAACGATCCTGCAGGCGTATGACGCACAAAAGAACCAGCCGGATTTTTCGCTGAAGAACTTCGTCGACCAGTATTTCACGCCGCCTTCCGAGCCTGTCATCACGCCGCCGCCGAACCAGTCGCTGCGCGATCACATCAACTGGCTGTGGCCCGAACTCACGCGCACGACGACGAGCGCGCCCGATTACAGCTCGCTGATTCCGATGCCCAAATCGTATGTCGTGCCGGGCGGCCGCTTTCGCGAAGGCTACTACTGGGACACCTACTTTACGATGCTCGGTCTGCAGGAGTCGGGACACGAAGATCTCGTCGACAACATGCTCGACAACTTCGCGTACATGATCGACACGTATGGCCACATTCCGAATGGCAACCGCACGTACTATCTGAGCCGCTCCCAGCCGCCGTTCTTCTCGTACATGGTGGAGCTGGCCGCGAAGGTCGAAGGCGGGCGCGTGTATCAGAAGTATTTGCCGCAGATGCGCAAGGAATACGCGTACTGGATGCAGGGCGCGTCGGGCACGAAGCCCGGCGAGGCGACGCGCAACGTCGTCGTGCTGCCCGACCGGACCGTGCTCAACCGCTACTGGGATGAACTCGATACGCCGCGCGACGAGTCGTATCTCGAAGACGTGCAGACGGCACAGAAAGCGACAGGCCGCGCGCCGAACGAGGTCTATCGCGATCTGCGCGCGACGGCGGAGAGCGGCTGGGATTTCAGCTCTCGCTGGTTCGGCGACAACGCGAATCTCACGACCGTTCGCACTACTTCGATCATTCCCGTCGATCTGAACAGCCTGATGTTCCATCTCGAGACAACGATCGCGCGCGGCTGTTCGGAGGCGCGCGACTTCAGTTGTGTCGTGCAGTTCATCGGCAAGGCGGCGAAGCGTGCCGAGGGCATCAACCGGTACTTGTGGAACAGCAAGGGCTACTACGGCGACTACGACTGGAAGCTCGCGAAGCCGCGCGACAACCAGACGCCCGCAATGCTGTATCCGCTGTTCGCGGGCGCGGCGTGGCCCGATCGCGCGCACAAGACGGCGAACGTCGTCGCGGCGATATTGCTGAAGCCGGGCGGCCTGACGACCTCGACCTTCGAGACGGGCCAGCAATGGGATGCGCCGAACGGCTGGGCGCCGCTGCACTGGATCGCGATCGAAGGGCTCAGGCGTTATGGGCGCGGCGATCTCGCACAGCAGATCGGCACGCGCTTTCTCGCCGACGTGAAGAACGTCTACGCGAAAGAACAGAAGCTGGTCGAGAAGTATGTCGTCGAAGGAACGGGGACGGGCGGCGGAGGCGGCGGCGAGTATCCGTTGCAGGACGGCTTCGGCTGGACCAACGGCGTGACCCTCAAGCTGCTCGATCTGTACGCGCCCGGCGAATGA
- a CDS encoding crotonase/enoyl-CoA hydratase family protein, with translation MNLQNHHACRPFLEAGKLSQIAAYYEEERNIMWMMLRAQPRPCFNLELVHDILELARAARESNVRIDFWVTGSLIPTMFNVGGDLSFFADAIRSGRRQELMAYARACVDCVHAAARGFDTGAISIAMVEGTALGGGFEAALAHHFVLAQNDARMGFPEIAFNLFPGMGGYSLVARKAGMRLAEELIGGGESHTAEWFEARGLVDQLFEPGDAYLATRTFIDTLRPKLNGIRAMVRARQRVLQLSRAELMEITEDWVQSAFTIEEKDLAFMERLVMLQNRRASNLRPAVVNAA, from the coding sequence ATGAATCTGCAAAACCATCACGCCTGCCGTCCGTTTCTCGAAGCGGGCAAACTGTCGCAAATCGCCGCGTATTACGAAGAAGAGCGCAACATCATGTGGATGATGTTGCGCGCGCAACCGCGTCCGTGCTTCAACCTCGAACTCGTGCACGACATCCTCGAACTCGCGCGCGCCGCGCGCGAGTCCAATGTGCGCATCGATTTCTGGGTGACGGGCTCGCTGATTCCGACCATGTTCAACGTCGGCGGCGATCTCAGTTTCTTCGCCGACGCGATCCGCAGCGGGCGTCGCCAGGAACTGATGGCGTATGCGCGCGCCTGCGTCGATTGCGTGCACGCCGCGGCACGCGGTTTCGACACCGGCGCGATTTCGATTGCGATGGTGGAGGGCACGGCGCTCGGCGGCGGTTTCGAGGCGGCGCTCGCGCATCACTTCGTACTCGCGCAGAACGATGCGCGCATGGGCTTTCCGGAGATCGCGTTCAACCTGTTCCCGGGCATGGGAGGCTATTCGCTCGTCGCGCGCAAGGCGGGCATGCGTCTCGCGGAAGAGCTGATCGGCGGCGGCGAATCGCATACGGCGGAGTGGTTCGAGGCGCGCGGCCTCGTCGACCAGCTGTTCGAACCGGGCGACGCGTACCTCGCGACGCGCACCTTCATCGACACGCTGCGCCCCAAGCTCAACGGCATCCGCGCGATGGTGCGGGCGCGTCAGCGTGTGCTGCAGCTGTCGCGCGCCGAACTGATGGAAATTACGGAAGACTGGGTGCAGTCCGCCTTCACGATCGAGGAAAAGGATCTCGCGTTCATGGAGCGGCTGGTGATGCTGCAGAATCGCCGGGCGAGCAATCTGCGCCCGGCTGTCGTGAATGCTGCATGA
- a CDS encoding malate/lactate/ureidoglycolate dehydrogenase, producing the protein MNAATTSAPRIPARQLHEYVRAIWEQAGSAPREAQLVADHLVAANLTGHDSHGVGMIPRYVESLRDRELKLNGHASVVKDVGAVLTIDGGKGFGQVVAHEAMEHGIERAKKLGVCAVALRNAHHIGRIGHWAEQCAKAGFVSFHFVNVAGDPLVAPFGGADRRIGTNPFCAAFPRDGKAPLVLDFATSAVAYGKTRVAYNQGKEVPPGSLIDHEGKPTVDPTVMMEAPFGALMPVGGQAGGHKGFGLAAMCEIFGGALSGGYTTHDDTLQKTNAIINCMLSVIVDPAAFDAPNAEAEADAFVEWVKASPLAAGAGHIYAPGEPERVTRAEREANGIPVDPETWRQIHAAALAAGLRQEQADSWFARLR; encoded by the coding sequence ATGAACGCCGCCACGACGTCTGCTCCCCGCATTCCCGCCCGTCAACTTCACGAATACGTGCGCGCAATCTGGGAGCAGGCGGGCAGTGCGCCGCGCGAAGCCCAGCTCGTCGCCGATCACCTCGTCGCGGCCAATCTGACGGGACACGATTCGCACGGCGTCGGCATGATTCCGCGCTATGTCGAGTCGCTGCGCGATCGGGAGCTGAAGCTGAACGGCCATGCGAGCGTCGTGAAGGACGTCGGCGCCGTGCTCACGATCGACGGCGGCAAAGGCTTCGGCCAGGTCGTCGCGCATGAAGCGATGGAGCACGGCATCGAGCGCGCGAAGAAGCTCGGCGTGTGCGCCGTCGCGCTGCGCAATGCGCACCACATCGGCCGGATCGGGCATTGGGCCGAGCAGTGCGCGAAGGCGGGTTTTGTGTCGTTCCACTTCGTCAACGTCGCGGGCGATCCGCTCGTCGCGCCGTTCGGCGGCGCGGACCGCCGCATCGGCACCAATCCGTTCTGTGCGGCCTTTCCGCGCGATGGCAAGGCGCCGCTCGTGCTCGACTTCGCGACGAGCGCCGTCGCGTACGGCAAGACGCGCGTCGCCTACAACCAGGGCAAAGAGGTGCCGCCGGGCTCGCTGATCGATCACGAGGGCAAGCCGACCGTCGATCCGACCGTCATGATGGAAGCACCGTTCGGCGCGCTGATGCCCGTGGGCGGGCAGGCGGGCGGCCACAAGGGCTTCGGCCTCGCGGCGATGTGCGAGATTTTCGGCGGCGCGCTGTCGGGCGGCTACACGACGCACGACGACACGCTGCAAAAGACCAATGCGATCATCAACTGCATGCTGTCGGTGATCGTCGATCCCGCCGCGTTCGACGCGCCCAACGCCGAGGCCGAAGCGGATGCGTTCGTCGAATGGGTGAAGGCGTCGCCGCTCGCCGCGGGCGCCGGGCACATCTACGCACCGGGCGAACCCGAACGCGTGACGCGTGCCGAGCGCGAGGCCAACGGCATTCCCGTCGACCCCGAGACCTGGCGGCAGATCCACGCGGCGGCGCTGGCGGCAGGTCTGCGGCAGGAGCAGGCCGACAGCTGGTTCGCGCGCCTGCGCTAA
- a CDS encoding superinfection immunity protein produces the protein MGNNIVVQGVATVAALGLYFLPSIIADRRKRYDMLTIALFNACMGWTVFGWLAALYWAFQPNPPVNLEGDVVRSRRVISMKTFTKMLGERVQMRESRNRPPK, from the coding sequence ATGGGTAACAACATCGTCGTTCAAGGCGTGGCGACCGTGGCCGCGCTGGGGCTGTACTTCCTGCCGTCCATCATCGCCGATCGCCGCAAGCGCTACGACATGCTGACCATCGCGCTGTTCAACGCGTGCATGGGCTGGACGGTGTTCGGCTGGCTGGCTGCGCTGTACTGGGCGTTTCAGCCGAATCCGCCCGTCAATCTGGAAGGCGACGTGGTCCGCTCGCGGCGTGTCATCAGCATGAAAACCTTTACGAAGATGCTGGGCGAACGCGTCCAGATGCGCGAGTCGCGCAACCGCCCGCCCAAATAG